The following DNA comes from Pomacea canaliculata isolate SZHN2017 linkage group LG10, ASM307304v1, whole genome shotgun sequence.
GAGGACAGGGAACTACACCTTCACAGAGCTGTGCTCATGATACATTCCCCGTCCTTCCAGAAAATGCTCAAAGGAAACCCTTTGCAGATGAGGGTTCAGCTTTTCGGGAAAAAATATTCCACGATGGTTGCACTTTTAGAGCAAATATATCCTGGAACAGCAATCGACCTATTCAAAGGTGAGCAGTACAGTGTTGTCTTTCGATTTGCTCACCGTCATAGGGTACATGGCACATAAACTACACGGATCTTACATAATATTGTAATCCTGCTTAACACAttttgcaatttaaaattacaatatattatatctacacgtgtgtgtgtgtgcatccacAAGTCCTGAAAAGCAGGAAGTAGACATTTCATGTCTCTTGCCCTACAATATTCTTTGCTTACTAGGTTATGAGGTGGTCAGACCCCCTTGTACGCATGATTTTACGCATGATTTAACCcccttttcaaaaaattattaaaaaacaacCGAACAAGATAGaagaacaattcaaattgataatgacagatcaaaatgtgtaaaaatggATCAGTCTTTCCTGAATCTTGCTAGAGAACTCACTTTAGGATTCTGCTTTATCCCCAATGGTGTAATTTGTAATCCTTAGGATAAAATCTAGTGAAGCAATACATTAGCCTACTTTGCTGTTTCCTTGGTTCTTAATGAATGTGGAAGACCCTGAGTGTTCTTGTTACATCATCCattttaaatcaaaaccaataaacaTCTAATAACAATATGTCTAAAGCATTGAGTTCTACATCTTCAGATTTTCTAGCCTGGTACAACATTTCACTCACAAGGTTCTGTTAGATATTTCACTTACAAAATCCTTCATCCCCTCGTACCAATAATACCAACTCTTTACCAACACCCCACCCATATGATAAATATGAGGGAGCAAGAGGGCGTATGTGCATGAGCGTTTCTCAAATTTCATAAACTTTTACAAATCATCTAAGTGTCATATTGtaaaatcttcattttctcttcagACGAAACTTTGGGGGAGCTTCTCCAACTCGCCCACGAGTACGACGTGCAGCAGGTCTTCCACAACTGCAGCCTGTACATCACTAAACGGATGGACAGCAAGACAATTCCATTCTCCACTGACCACATCCTGTTCTACCTCACGATAGTTGATCCGTTCAGTCGGCTGCAGTCACTAAGACAAGAGTTGGTGGACCGGGCGAGTCGTCTGTCCCTCAGTGAACTTCAAAAAAGCAAGCGGTACTCTACAGTGCCCCTGACAGCTGTAAAAGACATCCTCCAGAAGCGACTCGAGAGAATTGAAGCTGACCCCCACATCACCGAGTATCTGAGGAAAAAAAGCCCCAAATGATTCCCTTTAAAGACGATGTCACATCGTTGAAGACTTTAAAgaagttcacagttcacagcaCACACCTGGAAGATCTTGACGAATGTTTGGCAGGagttttaaatatgaaaaagccctgttaaatatacaaaaattgcGGAACTTTGTGACTGCTTAAGCTAAGCTGGCTCTTAAAGAGAAATGGCAAACTGGGATGAAGTAACAGACACTAGTGTCCTGAATCAAAGTTACAAGCTTTAAACCAGTCGCgtattaaaatgtattaaacaGCTGTGCTCTGATTCTCGTAGGCTACCATACTCTTCCGTAAAGTAAAACAAACCGACATTTATTCATGAGGAAATTTTGAGCCGAAACGATAGAGACCTTCAATATGAGGTTCTAGCTCTAGAACTTTAAACATATCACTTGTGTCTATGCGCCTGATGTCCAATTCCTGTCGGAGTGGGTGTGAGTCTTCAGTCTAATGATCAGAAGCTGGTCATACATTGTCTGTATGTTGTTTtactgcccccccccccaatcaACCTCTTGCGTTTTTAACGGTCTTGTTTGATCTGTGCATGTCCTGCTTTGCAATGTTCTCACCCCAGCAAACTATATATAGACCAAAAGTCATGGTGTTGTGAATAACTAGAGTTGTAGAATATTTACAGAAGTTCTCTGTGCACATTAAAAAACTTCAGATTTGTGACACAGTACAGACGGGTATGGACTTCCTTATGTAAATTAACCTCATCAGTAAGCTAACCATCAGCAGTTATGcctaaatacatgtatttgtaacTGTCTACTCTTCTACTACTTTTCGTCTGATAagtatttcacacaaaaaaaccctgTTCGTCatataatcattattttttttttttctcaacattcaTCTTTGAATAATTACAATCGCACACACAATCGATTCTCAGCGCTTACGAAAAATCAAGCTGTGCATCAGTCGAGCAAAgacctccttttttttcttcttcttcttctttccacAACGAAACTCGATTGTTGGACTTTCGGATTTTCCCGTACGGAGTTCTAGGACTATTACTAGACTTCCGCCTTAACGGAAATTACCGATTCTGCGCCTGCTGGGATTTCTATCGGCTTCCGTTCGCTATTTCTATACTGTCTTCCTCATTCTAAATAGGTCAGGAAGACGTctaaggaaaaagaaacaatccTTTGCTAATAAAAGAAGATGGAGCAGCCTGCCAACCGGTTTCAAACAAGCGATCCGATGTCTGACCTCACACTTGTGGTGCAAGACAAGAAACTCTTCgttcacaaaacatttctcatGGTGCATTCGACTGTGTTCTACAAAGTGTTTATGGCCCAGAAAGATTTAAGGATTCTTCCACTTACAGGAAAGAAATATTCTCTAGTGGTTGACCTTCTACAGCAGATCTACCCTGGAGACGCCGTTAGCTTGTTTAAAGGTGAGTTGAGTCGTTTGATGATGTAAGCGACGCAATGTACACATAAACAGATGTTAATGACTTGGTGACAGCTAATAATGCTGAGTAATTATGAATTAAGATAATGTCTTCGAGTTATACAAATACTttataaatgtacttttttcagTTATTGAGACACTGTCTTCATGCCAAAGGTTTGGACTCtgaataattgtaataatttgttaccgatttataaaaataatttatagataTACTATTTTCGAGAATTGTGATACTAAGCTTTCATGCTAAGTCTTTCATTCttagtaattaaaaattaaatatttttaagcatttaaaattatatttaaaaagtattgttTTGATCGAGCAAAGTGGTTTGAATGAATCAGTAATTCACTGTAAGTTAGCAATAacaaaagactttatttataactttataaATATGTGACAACATTCCTATGTATTGATAACCTAGTTAAATTATCTGTTATCAATAAAAGGCCGAAATTACAGTAAAGCCTAATCAGTTGTTACTATTTTAAAAGGACTATCAGCATACTGTCATTTCTACAACGTACTACCTGAAGTGTATACGTTGTTTTCTATACAAGAACTTTGcttattttctgtgtatttttattattaatttgcgTTTCCTCCAACTAGAGAATTTGCTATGAGCATGTCTGCTATTCTTGCaagcatcatatatatatatttcccaAATTAATATAAGAACTTCCATCTTTCCAGACGACACCCTTCTAGACCTTCTTGAACTAGCCCGTGAGTACGACGTCCAGCAGGTGTTCAACAACTGCAGTCAGTACATCACCAAACGGCTGGACAGCAAAACAGCTTCTCTGTCTACTCATCATGTGCTTTTCTATCTGGGAATAGTGGACGGGTACGAACGGTTGCAATCGCTACGACAAATGCTCGTGGACATGGCCAGTCGGGTATCAGCCACCGAGCTGCGGAGAAGCGACATGTACTCGGCTGTACCCGCAACAGCCATGAGAGATGTCCTGCAGCGGCGTATTGAGTTATTTGAGACAGACCCGGATGTTGCTGAATGTCTGAAGAGAAAGAATCTTAAATGAACCTAATGTTTAGGTGTGCAGAGAAACTCACCCGTATGATTCGGTATGATTGTTCAATGTTTGTGTACAGAATGCGAAAATACGATTTTTGAATATGTAGTACGAGTTTTGCTCTCAgagtttgttgttggtttttgtttttttttaattttattctgatCACGGCCCAGTCCTTTTTTCTGTCCACCATTGTTCTGTCCTGCCATTTCCAGTGCATATGTTGCATGTCTGCATTACAAGCATGCCATCCTAGAGAGTTGCCAGAAGAGCATCGTTCACAGGTACCAAAGTTCCATATGGCACTAACTAAAGAAAGCAGACCTGTCTAAACTCATACACAACTGACTTCAAGTACATTGAGGCCAGCAgtgtaagggaagtaactatGCATGGTGACTATTTAATGTCAACATCTCAACATCTCAACATCTCGGTTGATAGTGTTGCCATGAGAAGTCCCGGAAATATGTAGCGACTGAGAAAGGCGTGTCTGCGATGCTCAATCAAACgatttttctataatttatattaaaaaatgcaggaaaatatgaaaaaagtaggaaaatacgacagaaattattttattcataatctgtcagacttttattttctgtaaaatatggATATTTTGGACACAGAATATGGAAATGGTATTCTGGGATATATTTTGGAAAGAGTAAGAATGTCTGAGTGTGTAAGTCGGACTATATTTAGCCATGCCAGTGAGTTTTGTGACATTAGCCATGACACATTAATAAATCATATCACATGTCACTGATTAATGATTGAATTACATCGAGGTGAGTGTAGAAACAGAGTAATAGAGActattgtttacattattaGAGTGTTAACATTACTAAAAGTTTACAGTATTgtagtttttgcatttttatcgTGTTCGTAGTTGTCACCATAGTAACTACAGTCCTAGCATTCAACTTTTGACCTCTGAAAGTATGAGAGATTTTTTCAAGTGACTTCGGTTCCCCTAATTTCCCCTCAAGACAGTAAGAGATacaaagacaggaaaaataaagagaaatgcaTTTTTTGTGATCACTTTTACAAATGATTTTTAGATGcagcttttattgttttagacAAATGTGGGCACGCACTCATTCTAGAGAGATGTctttcatatatgtatatagatagATATGGCACTTTGGGAtacattatatatgtatatattgttttaCACATTACAAAGTGGTTATTATTACTAGTGTCCCCTTCTCCTTGAAACCGGTAATAAATTTATtcgcattcatttttttctgtgtattacTTTTATTCGTATtatttctttctacttttttcattgtttaataGCTCTAAGAGCACTTTCTCGAAGTACcgaaaccatttttattttatttatttataccagATTACCCCCCTACTCTATCACTTTCTGCTTATAAAAGttataaacatttctgtttattttgcttttaaactgCTGCTTGATACACTAagataaatttcaaaatatgaatcaaatctcaaacacaaaccaagaaaaaattaacagatttcAGCCACCCTAAAGTGATTACTATTTAATCCATTTTACCTCCTCATACCTTGTTAGTATGGCTGgtaacacacatacagagaaagaaagaaagagagtcgTGCACGTCGCAGAGATGGACTGAAAATCTATCAAGATCGGAAGGATGAAGAAATGCGTTTACACGGTATGCAGAATGCTGATGCACAACTAAACTTGTACCATCTGGTCTGTTGACTAATTTCTCTCATGGACCCAAGCATAAACTAATCCAAAGGATAGTATATGAAGTTATCTTCTCTGCTCACCCTATGCTGACGCTTTGGGCACACGTCTAACCCTCTTTCATCTGAAAGACAATATCATTTTGCTTTCATGGCATTGTCTTGAAAAGCTGACATATAACTTCGTACTTTCTGGCTCCGTATGTATTTtcagataaacatttttctctgccATGTGAAACTGATGTACAGCAAGTCGAATCGGATTTTAAAACCATAACAGTCACGTGATTGGCTAACAATAGCTCACAATGACGAGGGGTTTTCCCTGCTACAATAGGAATTTCCCGCACAGCGCCTTTCCAGGAAGGTTGCATAGCAACGATTTCTGAGAACTCGCAGGACTTTAGTGCTTTCCACCATCCGCAGCTCTTTCATTGAGGCTTTGCCGTTACTCTGCTGGATGAAATCTTGCTTATAGACCAAGACTTCGACCGTTTGCTACTGGATGCTTCACGGCACGTAGCATTGTTGATGCTTGCTAGACAAACAAGAAATTCCACGATCTGTGTTGTGCGGACGTCACACCGTCTTCCATCGGGGCCCTAACCGTTGTGCACTCTTATTTAGGACTCTTGTGTGGATGAAACACAAAAAACTCATTTTCTCTAAGAATAATGGCGTTTATTCCTTTGTTAGGAAAGTATAGGGTAAAGGATGACTTCTCGGACATCGTTCTGGTGGTAGAGGGCAGGAGGcttcatgtaaataaaactctGTTGATGATGCATTCACCTGTGTTCAAGACAATGTTCACGGCCGACTTCAGAGAAAAGGACTTACAAGAGATTCCACTTCCAGGAAAGAAATGGCATTTAATGGTGGAACTATTGGACCAAATCTATCCCGGCAACGCCGTTGACAAATTCCGCTGTAAGGTTTAGTATTAGTTTCAGACACCAACATCAGTCAGTCTTTTATCTTAAGGTGCCCGGCTGTTGGGTAATTTATCACCCAGGATCTTCTATCTGCCATTTGGCAGGAACTGTATCAATCTATTCATCTTTAGTACATGGTTATGATTCAACAAACTTTCCTTTATTACTAGATTGCCGTGTTTTTGATACTCCATGACTTTCAATGAAAACCATGAAACCTGATGATTAATTGTAGTGTATAACGTACAAAGCAcagtatataataattaatcatTATCGGTGATGCCCTGTAAA
Coding sequences within:
- the LOC112574121 gene encoding uncharacterized protein LOC112574121, yielding MAEPGHRFQQGDQISDVTLVVEDRELHLHRAVLMIHSPSFQKMLKGNPLQMRVQLFGKKYSTMVALLEQIYPGTAIDLFKDETLGELLQLAHEYDVQQVFHNCSLYITKRMDSKTIPFSTDHILFYLTIVDPFSRLQSLRQELVDRASRLSLSELQKSKRYSTVPLTAVKDILQKRLERIEADPHITEYLRKKSPK
- the LOC112574119 gene encoding uncharacterized protein LOC112574119 yields the protein MEQPANRFQTSDPMSDLTLVVQDKKLFVHKTFLMVHSTVFYKVFMAQKDLRILPLTGKKYSLVVDLLQQIYPGDAVSLFKDDTLLDLLELAREYDVQQVFNNCSQYITKRLDSKTASLSTHHVLFYLGIVDGYERLQSLRQMLVDMASRVSATELRRSDMYSAVPATAMRDVLQRRIELFETDPDVAECLKRKNLK